Proteins encoded within one genomic window of Onychostoma macrolepis isolate SWU-2019 chromosome 11, ASM1243209v1, whole genome shotgun sequence:
- the tnfrsf1b gene encoding tumor necrosis factor receptor superfamily member 1B isoform X2, with the protein MLILISRLLFMAAVWRVAEGKTLLPYGSDGPCDNAASEYYVKNLKLCCSRCKPGTHLKEECTSNSDTICEPCQDGRYSEKMNHFSNCFSCPKCRDVKGLIYGTNCSADTKAVCVCKPGMFCSKLSFNQECEECKKYRSCKPGEYVSKEGSPISDFKCASCPSGTFSNHCNAEQCKPHTQCEGRSFLRLGNSTTDTLCEMTPPPSTTTAPLQSSSSKQHSTLWSQNERKQRMNKTTTSLPPLSSKTPNTSTTLIKTPFYNSIDMIYCIVIVVCVLVLLTLTGLVIITCKFRKRKGLQKVPITDANKPEQDAPANGTPDCQHLLPNDRCQKEPSMTSSDSQSQPDSSHSSADWLERTSQEESIPEQPSVSSPMVNLSITATFNCQLNPTSASCSIPLNTSARTPHVEAPVPLSQEEVCISCQQEDGKEALQSVQESDPCVF; encoded by the exons ATGCTGATTCTCATCTCACGGTTATTATTTATGGCGGCGGTGTGGCGTGTGGCAGAAGGGAAG ACACTTCTGCCATATGGATCAGATGGACCATGTGACAACGCAGCCTCCGAATATTACGTTAAAAACCTGAAACTGTGCTGCAGTAGATGCAAACCAG GGACTCATCTGAAGGAAGAGTGCACGAGTAATTCGGACACTATCTGTGAACCCTGCCAAGATGGACGTTACTCAGAAAAAATGAACCATTTTTCCAACTGTTTCTCTTGTCCAAAGTGTAGAGATG TGAAAGGACTGATTTATGGCACAAACTGTTCTGCTGATACCAAAGCTGTTTGCGTTTGCAAGCCTGGGATGTTCTGTTCTAAACTTAGTTTCAATCAAGAATGTGAGgaatgtaaaaaatatagatCCTGCAAACCTGGTGAATATGTCTCCAAAGAAG GATCACCTATATCTGATTTCAAGTGTGCATCGTGTCCGTCTGGAACGTTTTCAAACCACTGTAATGCTGAGCAGTGTAAACCACACACACA ATGTGAAGGCAGGTCATTTTTAAGACTTGGCAACTCTACAACTGACACATTGTGTGAGATGACGCCACCACCATCAACAACAACTGCTCCTCTTCAGAGCTCCTCTTCAAAACAACATAGTACATTATGGAGCCAAAACGAGAGGAAACAGCGCATGAACAAGACCACCACATCTCTGCCTCCATTGAGCAGCAAGACACCAAACACATCAACAACACTCATCAAAACTCCGTTCTATAACTCAATAGACATGATCTACTGCATTG TCATTGTTGTTTGCGTGCTGGTTTTGCTGACATTGACAGGGTTGGTGATTATCACTTGCAAGTTTCGAAAGAGGAAAG GTTTACAAAAGGTTCCGATCACAGATGCCAACAAG CCGGAACAGGATGCCCCAGCGAATGGCACACCTGATTGTCAGCACCTGTTACCCAACGACAGGTGCCAGAAGGAGCCGTCCATGACTTCATCGGACAGCCAGAGTCAGCCAGACTCAAGTCACAGCAGCGCTGACTGGCTGGAGCGCACCAGTCAGGAGGAGTCCATACCGGAGCAGCCGTCTGTCTCCAGCCCCATGGTCAATCTCAGCATCACAGCCACCTTCAACTGCCAGCTGAACCCGACGTCAGCGTCCTGCTCCATCCCTCTCAACACATCTGCACGGACACCCCATGTTGAAGCTCCGGTGCCGCTTTCTCAAGAAGAGGTCTGTATATCCTGTCAGCAAGAGGACGGCAAAGAAGCTCTGCAGTCAGTGCAGGAAAGCGACCCGTGTGTCTTCTGA
- the tnfrsf1b gene encoding tumor necrosis factor receptor superfamily member 1B isoform X3: MLILISRLLFMAAVWRVAEGKTLLPYGSDGPCDNAASEYYVKNLKLCCSRCKPGTHLKEECTSNSDTICEPCQDGRYSEKMNHFSNCFSCPKCRDGSPISDFKCASCPSGTFSNHCNAEQCKPHTQCEGRSFLRLGNSTTDTLCEMTPPPSTTTAPLQSSSSKQHSTLWSQNERKQRMNKTTTSLPPLSSKTPNTSTTLIKTPFYNSIDMIYCIVIVVCVLVLLTLTGLVIITCKFRKRKAGLQKVPITDANKPEQDAPANGTPDCQHLLPNDRCQKEPSMTSSDSQSQPDSSHSSADWLERTSQEESIPEQPSVSSPMVNLSITATFNCQLNPTSASCSIPLNTSARTPHVEAPVPLSQEEVCISCQQEDGKEALQSVQESDPCVF; the protein is encoded by the exons ATGCTGATTCTCATCTCACGGTTATTATTTATGGCGGCGGTGTGGCGTGTGGCAGAAGGGAAG ACACTTCTGCCATATGGATCAGATGGACCATGTGACAACGCAGCCTCCGAATATTACGTTAAAAACCTGAAACTGTGCTGCAGTAGATGCAAACCAG GGACTCATCTGAAGGAAGAGTGCACGAGTAATTCGGACACTATCTGTGAACCCTGCCAAGATGGACGTTACTCAGAAAAAATGAACCATTTTTCCAACTGTTTCTCTTGTCCAAAGTGTAGAGATG GATCACCTATATCTGATTTCAAGTGTGCATCGTGTCCGTCTGGAACGTTTTCAAACCACTGTAATGCTGAGCAGTGTAAACCACACACACA ATGTGAAGGCAGGTCATTTTTAAGACTTGGCAACTCTACAACTGACACATTGTGTGAGATGACGCCACCACCATCAACAACAACTGCTCCTCTTCAGAGCTCCTCTTCAAAACAACATAGTACATTATGGAGCCAAAACGAGAGGAAACAGCGCATGAACAAGACCACCACATCTCTGCCTCCATTGAGCAGCAAGACACCAAACACATCAACAACACTCATCAAAACTCCGTTCTATAACTCAATAGACATGATCTACTGCATTG TCATTGTTGTTTGCGTGCTGGTTTTGCTGACATTGACAGGGTTGGTGATTATCACTTGCAAGTTTCGAAAGAGGAAAG CAGGTTTACAAAAGGTTCCGATCACAGATGCCAACAAG CCGGAACAGGATGCCCCAGCGAATGGCACACCTGATTGTCAGCACCTGTTACCCAACGACAGGTGCCAGAAGGAGCCGTCCATGACTTCATCGGACAGCCAGAGTCAGCCAGACTCAAGTCACAGCAGCGCTGACTGGCTGGAGCGCACCAGTCAGGAGGAGTCCATACCGGAGCAGCCGTCTGTCTCCAGCCCCATGGTCAATCTCAGCATCACAGCCACCTTCAACTGCCAGCTGAACCCGACGTCAGCGTCCTGCTCCATCCCTCTCAACACATCTGCACGGACACCCCATGTTGAAGCTCCGGTGCCGCTTTCTCAAGAAGAGGTCTGTATATCCTGTCAGCAAGAGGACGGCAAAGAAGCTCTGCAGTCAGTGCAGGAAAGCGACCCGTGTGTCTTCTGA
- the tnfrsf1b gene encoding tumor necrosis factor receptor superfamily member 1B isoform X1 codes for MLILISRLLFMAAVWRVAEGKTLLPYGSDGPCDNAASEYYVKNLKLCCSRCKPGTHLKEECTSNSDTICEPCQDGRYSEKMNHFSNCFSCPKCRDVKGLIYGTNCSADTKAVCVCKPGMFCSKLSFNQECEECKKYRSCKPGEYVSKEGSPISDFKCASCPSGTFSNHCNAEQCKPHTQCEGRSFLRLGNSTTDTLCEMTPPPSTTTAPLQSSSSKQHSTLWSQNERKQRMNKTTTSLPPLSSKTPNTSTTLIKTPFYNSIDMIYCIVIVVCVLVLLTLTGLVIITCKFRKRKAGLQKVPITDANKPEQDAPANGTPDCQHLLPNDRCQKEPSMTSSDSQSQPDSSHSSADWLERTSQEESIPEQPSVSSPMVNLSITATFNCQLNPTSASCSIPLNTSARTPHVEAPVPLSQEEVCISCQQEDGKEALQSVQESDPCVF; via the exons ATGCTGATTCTCATCTCACGGTTATTATTTATGGCGGCGGTGTGGCGTGTGGCAGAAGGGAAG ACACTTCTGCCATATGGATCAGATGGACCATGTGACAACGCAGCCTCCGAATATTACGTTAAAAACCTGAAACTGTGCTGCAGTAGATGCAAACCAG GGACTCATCTGAAGGAAGAGTGCACGAGTAATTCGGACACTATCTGTGAACCCTGCCAAGATGGACGTTACTCAGAAAAAATGAACCATTTTTCCAACTGTTTCTCTTGTCCAAAGTGTAGAGATG TGAAAGGACTGATTTATGGCACAAACTGTTCTGCTGATACCAAAGCTGTTTGCGTTTGCAAGCCTGGGATGTTCTGTTCTAAACTTAGTTTCAATCAAGAATGTGAGgaatgtaaaaaatatagatCCTGCAAACCTGGTGAATATGTCTCCAAAGAAG GATCACCTATATCTGATTTCAAGTGTGCATCGTGTCCGTCTGGAACGTTTTCAAACCACTGTAATGCTGAGCAGTGTAAACCACACACACA ATGTGAAGGCAGGTCATTTTTAAGACTTGGCAACTCTACAACTGACACATTGTGTGAGATGACGCCACCACCATCAACAACAACTGCTCCTCTTCAGAGCTCCTCTTCAAAACAACATAGTACATTATGGAGCCAAAACGAGAGGAAACAGCGCATGAACAAGACCACCACATCTCTGCCTCCATTGAGCAGCAAGACACCAAACACATCAACAACACTCATCAAAACTCCGTTCTATAACTCAATAGACATGATCTACTGCATTG TCATTGTTGTTTGCGTGCTGGTTTTGCTGACATTGACAGGGTTGGTGATTATCACTTGCAAGTTTCGAAAGAGGAAAG CAGGTTTACAAAAGGTTCCGATCACAGATGCCAACAAG CCGGAACAGGATGCCCCAGCGAATGGCACACCTGATTGTCAGCACCTGTTACCCAACGACAGGTGCCAGAAGGAGCCGTCCATGACTTCATCGGACAGCCAGAGTCAGCCAGACTCAAGTCACAGCAGCGCTGACTGGCTGGAGCGCACCAGTCAGGAGGAGTCCATACCGGAGCAGCCGTCTGTCTCCAGCCCCATGGTCAATCTCAGCATCACAGCCACCTTCAACTGCCAGCTGAACCCGACGTCAGCGTCCTGCTCCATCCCTCTCAACACATCTGCACGGACACCCCATGTTGAAGCTCCGGTGCCGCTTTCTCAAGAAGAGGTCTGTATATCCTGTCAGCAAGAGGACGGCAAAGAAGCTCTGCAGTCAGTGCAGGAAAGCGACCCGTGTGTCTTCTGA